In the Quercus lobata isolate SW786 chromosome 5, ValleyOak3.0 Primary Assembly, whole genome shotgun sequence genome, one interval contains:
- the LOC115993065 gene encoding putative UPF0481 protein At3g02645 has translation MSSQFDSKFDEIRWVIQIRRTLEEEIEETIEVPVCIFNVPKALMVSDPESYTPQQVALGPYHYWRPELYEMQRYKLAAAKRSQKQLQCLYFQNLVDQLIKIEPRIRACYHKYLDFNGETLAWMMGIDASFMLEFLQIYAIQEGKVITRVSSRMSHLVDYAGRKSAHNTILRDMVMLENQIPLFVLRKMLEFQFPSLEAADDMLLSMLVGLCKELSPFKLVEELPKIPVPDCAHLLDFLYHMVVPTVEEPSEIIEVEDHNEDMQGKEKSSSDSSYVKQLLDVIWNMLSKLSRGPISLIKKVLVSRPVKVVLKLPWTILSNLPGFAILKQPVEYFFFSQDKAEVKPEDETSGLNNNINKPPLVEEITIPSVSDLSKAGVKFLPTNGSILTITFDVKTVTFYFPTVSLDVNTEVILKNLVAYEASNASGPLVFTRYTELMNGIIDTEEDVKVLRERGIILNRMKSDGEVANLWNGMSKSIRLTKVPFLDKVIEDVNKHYNGRWSVKSGKFFKIYVFGSWQFLTFLAAVMLLVMMAMQAVCSVYSCARILRINTTR, from the coding sequence ATGTCATCACAATTTGATTCCAAATTTGATGAGATCCGATGGGTCATTCAGATCCGTCGAACCCTTGAAGAAGAGATTGAGGAGACTATCGAAGTCCCAGTGTGCATATTCAATGTCCCTAAAGCCCTTATGGTTAGTGATCCAGAGTCTTATACTCCACAACAAGTTGCTCTTGGTCCTTACCACTATTGGCGTCCAGAGCTCTATGAGATGCAAAGGTATAAGCTAGCTGCAGCAAAAAGATCTCAAAAGCAACTCCAATGTCTTTACTTCCAAAATCTTGTTGACCAATTGATAAAGATTGAGCCAAGGATCCGAGCGTGCTATCATAAGTACTTGGACTTCAATGGAGAAACTTTAGCATGGATGATGGGCATTGATGCGTCATTCATGCTTGAGTTCCTTCAAATTTACGCCATTCAAGAAGGAAAGGTGATAACGAGAGTTTCCTCTAGGATGTCACACTTGGTGGACTATGCAGGAAGAAAGTCGGCACATAATACAATTCTTAGAGATATGGTAATGCTAGAGAATCAAATTCCTTTATTTGTATTAAGGAAGATGTTGGAATTCCAATTCCCATCTTTAGAAGCTGCCGATGATATGTTGCTTTCAATGTTAGTGGGGTTATGCAAAGAGCTTTCACCATTCAAGCTTGTGGAAGAATTGCCAAAGATTCCAGTTCCAGATTGTGCACACTTGCTAGACTTTTTGTACCACATGGTCGTGCCGACAGTGGAAGAACCATCAGAAATAATTGAAGTTGAGGATCATAATGAAGACATGCAAGGCAAGGAAAAATCTTCTTCAGATTCAAGTTATGTGAAACAACTTCTCGATGTGATTTGGAACATGCTTTCCAAACTAAGCCGTGGTCCAATAAGCCTCATCAAGAAGGTACTAGTCTCTAGACCTGTAAAAGTCGTTCTAAAATTGCCTTGGACAATCCTCTCTAACCTTCCCGGATTCGCAATCTTAAAACAACCCGTTgagtatttctttttctctcaagaCAAAGCAGAGGTCAAGCCAGAAGATGAAACTTCAGGCTTAAACAATAACATCAATAAACCACCATTGGTAGAGGAAATCACAATCCCTTCTGTGAGTGATCTCTCAAAAGCTGGAGTCAAATTCTTACCCACAAATGGTAGCATTTTAACCATTACTTTTGACGTAAAGACAGTCACTTTTTACTTCCCCACCGTTAGTTTAGATGTTAACACTGAGGTGATATTGAAAAACTTAGTGGCATATGAAGCTTCAAATGCATCAGGGCCATTGGTTTTTACACGTTACACTGAGTTAATGAATGGTATTATTGATACTGAGGAGGATGTGAAAGTACTTAGAGAAAGAGGGATCATTTTGAACCGAATGAAGAGCGATGGAGAGGTGGCAAACCTTTGGAATGGAATGAGCAAGTCAATCAGATTGACAAAAGTACCATTTTTGGACAAAGTGATTGAAGATGTGAACAAGCATTACAATGGCAGATGGAGTGTCAAAAGTGGAAAGTTCTTTAAGATTTACGTTTTTGGGTCTTGGCAGTTTCTCACATTTCTGGCTGCGGTTATGCTTTTGGTCATGATGGCAATGCAAGCAGTTTGCTCTGTTTATAGCTGTGCTCGCATACTTCGAATCAACACCACACGGTGA